The proteins below come from a single Gordonia sp. X0973 genomic window:
- the secD gene encoding protein translocase subunit SecD has product MTTPRRPAARRTSSRETPPWQPLLAFFALLGIVFGLVFFTGDRKPEPKLGIDLQGGTRVILTPRTLDGKRPDKDQLEKARQIIQQRVDGLGVAGSEVVISSDNLIITVPGDDGRQARNLGQTARLYIRPVVKSPAGQDVVMNAVPQPPKKADDTVPTPEQRRAAIDEQRKLRQAPKDATPQQLAALQAHMPKMNCDPKADDPLAGNDDPNAYLVACSTDGKQVYLLEPMIIDGADIGKAGANLSTQTNQWTVALDFKSGSPAHKLWPDYTGQHRGTMTAMTLDSRVVSAPVIQSQINAGTEISGGRDGFTEDGARELANVLRFGSLPLSFESSNASTVSSTLGLSALRAGLIAGLVGFIAVLIYALAYYRMLGILTFISLVLAAAMSYGLIVLLGRWMGFTLDLAGVAGFIIGIGMTADSFVVYFERIKDEMREGRSFRSAVPRGWASARRTVWTGNAVSLIASVVIYVLAVGSVKGFAFTLGLTTILDVLIVFLVTHPLVVLASRSAFLSKPSVNGLGAVSDVARERRAAARAAVGLAPSDDGPAPADPNPADNRSGATRGGRR; this is encoded by the coding sequence GTGACCACTCCGCGTCGTCCCGCGGCGAGGCGAACCAGTTCGCGGGAAACCCCGCCCTGGCAGCCGCTGCTCGCCTTCTTCGCCCTCCTCGGCATCGTCTTCGGCCTGGTGTTCTTCACCGGTGACCGCAAGCCGGAGCCCAAGCTCGGTATCGACCTGCAGGGCGGCACGCGCGTCATCCTGACGCCCCGCACGCTGGACGGGAAACGTCCGGACAAGGACCAGCTGGAGAAGGCGCGCCAGATCATCCAGCAGCGCGTCGACGGCCTCGGCGTCGCCGGCTCGGAGGTCGTGATCAGCAGTGACAACCTGATCATCACCGTGCCGGGCGACGACGGACGCCAGGCCCGCAACCTCGGGCAGACCGCCCGGCTCTACATCCGGCCCGTGGTGAAGAGCCCGGCCGGGCAGGACGTCGTGATGAACGCCGTCCCGCAGCCGCCGAAGAAGGCGGACGACACCGTGCCGACGCCCGAGCAGCGTCGAGCCGCCATCGACGAGCAGCGCAAACTGCGGCAGGCGCCGAAGGATGCCACTCCCCAGCAGCTGGCCGCGTTGCAGGCGCATATGCCGAAGATGAACTGCGACCCGAAGGCCGACGACCCGCTGGCGGGTAACGACGATCCCAACGCCTATCTCGTCGCGTGCAGCACCGACGGCAAGCAGGTCTACCTGCTCGAGCCGATGATCATCGACGGCGCCGACATCGGGAAGGCCGGCGCGAACCTTTCGACGCAGACCAATCAGTGGACCGTCGCCCTGGACTTCAAGAGCGGATCCCCGGCCCACAAGTTGTGGCCCGACTACACCGGTCAGCACCGGGGGACCATGACGGCGATGACCCTGGACTCCCGGGTGGTCTCGGCTCCGGTGATCCAGAGCCAGATCAACGCGGGCACCGAGATCTCCGGCGGACGTGACGGCTTCACCGAGGACGGCGCGCGGGAGCTGGCCAACGTGCTCCGATTCGGCTCGCTGCCACTGTCCTTCGAATCGTCGAACGCCAGCACGGTCTCCTCGACGCTGGGCCTGTCGGCCCTGCGCGCGGGCCTCATCGCCGGCCTGGTCGGGTTCATCGCGGTCCTGATCTACGCCCTGGCGTACTACCGCATGCTCGGCATCCTGACCTTCATCTCGCTGGTCCTGGCCGCCGCCATGTCCTACGGGTTGATCGTGCTACTCGGCCGGTGGATGGGCTTCACCCTCGACCTCGCCGGTGTGGCGGGTTTCATCATCGGTATCGGTATGACGGCCGACTCCTTCGTGGTCTACTTCGAGCGCATCAAGGACGAGATGCGCGAGGGGAGATCCTTCCGCTCCGCGGTGCCGCGCGGCTGGGCCAGCGCTCGGCGCACGGTGTGGACCGGCAACGCGGTCAGTCTGATCGCGTCGGTGGTGATCTACGTCCTCGCCGTCGGATCGGTCAAGGGCTTCGCCTTCACCCTGGGACTCACGACCATCCTCGACGTGCTGATCGTCTTCCTGGTCACCCACCCGCTGGTGGTCCTCGCGAGCCGCTCCGCCTTCCTGTCCAAGCCGTCGGTCAACGGCCTCGGCGCCGTCAGCGATGTGGCGCGCGAGCGCCGCGCCGCCGCCCGCGCGGCGGTGGGCCTGGCCCCGTCCGATGACGGGCCGGCCCCCGCGGACCCGAACCCGGCAGACAACCGCTCCGGCGCCACCCGAGGAGGCCGACGATGA
- the secF gene encoding protein translocase subunit SecF, producing the protein MSFSRGGPGSDSVDGLSKRATGDGDDPLLPAGFRINRDRGEAVEAADTLVADADFTADANRSFLSRLYTGTGAFEVVGHRKRWYMVTGVILAICLLSILLRGFTFGIDFQGGTQVSLPATDSSVTVPRVEKVFTEVLGKAPEMTQTAGSGAAKTIQVRVEHLDEAQANKLTDAIVAEFSPALTRSNVSSDDVSSTWGSEITRKMVLALVVFLVIVTIYIAIRFDKEMSIASLASLFFDVIVTAGVYSIVGFEVTPATVIGLLTILGFSIYDTVVVFDKVEENTRSFMRTSRRTYAEQANLAVNQTLMRSINTTVISILPIIALMVIAVWMLGVGTLQDLALIQLVGVVVGTFSSVFLATPMLVSLKERNPDIAAHTRKVLARRAGTETKAVPAAARRGARHALADGEGEAGQARPTGKRRRSR; encoded by the coding sequence ATGAGTTTCAGCAGAGGCGGCCCCGGCAGCGACAGCGTCGACGGTCTTTCCAAGCGCGCGACCGGCGACGGCGACGATCCGTTGCTGCCCGCCGGCTTCCGCATCAACCGTGATCGCGGCGAAGCGGTGGAGGCGGCGGACACACTGGTCGCCGATGCCGACTTCACCGCCGACGCGAACCGGTCGTTCCTGTCGCGGCTGTACACCGGCACCGGCGCCTTCGAGGTGGTCGGCCACCGCAAGCGCTGGTACATGGTCACCGGCGTGATCCTGGCGATCTGCCTCCTCTCGATCCTGCTCCGCGGCTTCACCTTCGGAATCGACTTCCAGGGCGGAACCCAGGTGTCGCTGCCCGCGACCGACTCCTCGGTGACGGTGCCGCGCGTCGAGAAGGTGTTCACCGAGGTCCTCGGCAAGGCGCCCGAGATGACGCAGACCGCCGGCTCCGGTGCGGCCAAGACCATCCAGGTCCGCGTCGAGCATCTCGACGAGGCCCAGGCGAACAAGCTGACCGACGCCATCGTTGCGGAGTTCTCGCCCGCGCTGACCCGTTCGAACGTGTCCTCGGACGACGTGAGTTCGACGTGGGGGTCGGAGATCACCCGCAAGATGGTGCTCGCGCTGGTGGTGTTCCTGGTGATCGTGACGATCTACATCGCCATCCGCTTCGACAAGGAGATGTCGATCGCCTCCCTGGCGTCGCTGTTCTTCGACGTGATCGTCACCGCCGGCGTCTATTCGATCGTCGGCTTCGAGGTCACCCCGGCCACGGTCATCGGCCTGCTCACCATCCTCGGTTTCTCCATCTACGACACGGTCGTCGTGTTCGACAAGGTCGAGGAGAACACCAGATCCTTCATGCGGACCTCGCGTCGCACCTATGCCGAGCAGGCGAACCTGGCGGTCAACCAGACGCTGATGCGGTCCATCAACACGACCGTCATCTCGATTCTGCCGATCATCGCGCTGATGGTCATCGCCGTCTGGATGCTCGGCGTCGGCACCCTGCAAGACCTGGCGCTCATCCAGCTGGTCGGCGTCGTGGTCGGCACGTTCTCCTCGGTCTTCCTGGCCACGCCGATGCTGGTGAGCCTCAAGGAGCGCAATCCCGACATCGCCGCCCATACCCGCAAGGTGTTGGCGCGCCGGGCCGGCACGGAGACGAAGGCGGTACCCGCCGCGGCTCGTCGGGGGGCGCGTCACGCCCTCGCGGACGGCGAGGGCGAGGCGGGGCAGGCGCGTCCGACCGGAAAGCGGCGTCGCTCGCGCTAG